CGCAGCGGGTCGGATCGGTGTGCTGCCAGATCCAGCTGCGGGTGCTCATGCGATCGGTCGTGCGCCCTTCCAGGAGCGGGGAGCTGGCGACCAGCGCCGTGACCAGGGAGGTCAGCCCCATCGCGGCGCGCAGCTTCTCCATGGCGTCGCGCTCATCGGAATAATCCAGGTTGATCTGCACCCCTGCGGTCTGCTTCATCATGCGGTGGGCCTGCTCGCCGGTTTTGGCGAGATAAGCGGACATGACGGCGTAGCGCGGCTTGGGGACCCAGGGAATCTCCGCGAGGGTCGAGAAGGGATGCAGCCCCAGGCCCAGCCAGGTGATTCCCAGCGACTCGGAGTGCTCGTGCAGCAGCGCCACGTAGCGCGCCACCTCGTTGCTCAAGTCGACGAGCCGCCGGTGCACGCCGCCGGAAAGCTCCAGCTGTCCCCCGGGCTCCATGGTGAGACGACACCCCTCGCCGTCGAGCGCTATCATGTTTCGTCCCGCGTAGACCGGGCGCCAGCGGCCGTGGGCGACGAGTCGCGTCAGGATGGCGGAAAGAGAGCGGGCCCCGTGGTAGGGGATGGCGCGACCCGAGTCGGCGAAGACGCCGAGCCGCTCGTACTCGATCCCGACGCCCCACTCCTCGCGGGGCTTCGAGCCCTGATCGAAATATCCCTCCAGGTCGGCGGGACTCTCGAGCGGGCGTTCCACGTCCGGCATGGTCTCCTCTGAACTGGAGGGGGCATTCTATCTATTCCCGCGAAGGAATTGCATTCGGGGGGGGCGGGAAGGACCGGAAATGGGAAAGGAATTTCAGCCGGCGGAGGCGCCGTTGTCGGGAGGATCGATGCGGCGCATGTACTCGCGCACCACGACCGCCGGGTCGAGGCCCAGGCACAAAGCCAGCTGTCGCAGGAACCCTTTTAGAAACACCGGCTCGGGAAGGTCCCCGAAGCGGTCGGCCTCCAGCGCCTCGAGGATGGCGGGACGTATCTTCGTCTTCTCCACGATGGCCTCGAGGGCCA
Above is a genomic segment from Candidatus Polarisedimenticolia bacterium containing:
- a CDS encoding glutamate-cysteine ligase family protein; the protein is MPDVERPLESPADLEGYFDQGSKPREEWGVGIEYERLGVFADSGRAIPYHGARSLSAILTRLVAHGRWRPVYAGRNMIALDGEGCRLTMEPGGQLELSGGVHRRLVDLSNEVARYVALLHEHSESLGITWLGLGLHPFSTLAEIPWVPKPRYAVMSAYLAKTGEQAHRMMKQTAGVQINLDYSDERDAMEKLRAAMGLTSLVTALVASSPLLEGRTTDRMSTRSWIWQHTDPTRC